The Kitasatospora albolonga nucleotide sequence ACCTCCGCCAGATGGCGCCGGAGCCGGGAGACCTCGGCCCGTACCGTCACCGTCCGGGTCGCGTCCCCGAAGATGTCCTGCGCCAGCTCGGAGGCCGTACGCCCCTCACGCCGCACCGCCAGCGCGTACAGCAGCTCCGCGTGGCGCGGCGAGAGCCGCTGCGTCGAGGTGCCCAGCGGGCCCACCAGATGCACGGCCAGCGCCCGGGGCCGGCTCAGATCCAGCACCACCCGGCGCGGCGCCCCCTCCACCGCACCGTCCGACACCTGCACCAGCCAGCCCCCCGGCAGCTGCTCCACCCGGCACATGCCGAGCGAGGGCAGCCACACCCGGCCCGGCCGCAGCGACTTCGGCAGCGGCAGCCGGTCCACCGGCGGCATCCCCGTCACCGCCGCCAGCCACCCGTGGGTGTCCACCGCCAGCGCCCGGCCCCCCAGCCTGCACAGGATCGGCGCCGCCACCGCGCGCAGCCGCTCGATCGCCACCAGATGGCGGGTACGGATCTCCGCCTCCGCGAGCCGTGCCACCGAGTCCACCAGGGCCAGGGTCGCCGGATGGAACGTGGTGGCCGGACCGCTGATGTCGACGATCCCCACCAGCCGCCCGTCCCGCGGGTCGCGGACCGGCGCCGCCGCACACGTCCAGCTGTGCAGGGCCCGGATGAAGTGCTCGGCCGAGTGGACCTGGATCGGCCTGCGGGCGGCCAGCGCCGTACCGATCGCGTTCGTCCCCGTCGCCGCCTCCGCCCAGGCCGCCCCCTCCTCCAGACAGATGTCATGGGCCCGGTGCAGCACCCCGGAGTGGCCCTGGCGCCACAGCACCCGGCCCTCCGCGTCGGTGACCACCATGATCTGCTGCGCCGCGTCCGCGATGGACGCGAGCCCCGCCCGCAGCACCGGCATCACCTCGCCGAGCGCGGTGCTGTGCCGCCGGTGCTCGATCTCCTCCGCCCGCAGCAGCTCGCTCTCCGGCGACTGCTCCGGGTCGATGCCGCTGCGCACGACCCGGTTCCAGGAGGCGTCGATCTCGGCCCGCGGCGCCACGGAGGCCCGCTCGCCCGCCAGCCGGGCCTCCCTGGCCCGGTGAAGTAACCGGGTCGCGCGGTCGGCCTCCTGGCCGATCACCCGCACCACCTCGGCAGAACCCGTCCGACTCATGGTCCCCACCCGTTCCCCCCGAAACACTCCGAGCTCTCCGGCCCATCCTGCCGCCGCCCGGACGCAACCGCCGCGCGGCCCCCACCATGGTTGCAACCCTTTGCAACTCTGGCGATGCTCCACCAGACCGTACGAGAGTGGCAACGTGCCGTACGCCGG carries:
- a CDS encoding diguanylate cyclase; protein product: MSRTGSAEVVRVIGQEADRATRLLHRAREARLAGERASVAPRAEIDASWNRVVRSGIDPEQSPESELLRAEEIEHRRHSTALGEVMPVLRAGLASIADAAQQIMVVTDAEGRVLWRQGHSGVLHRAHDICLEEGAAWAEAATGTNAIGTALAARRPIQVHSAEHFIRALHSWTCAAAPVRDPRDGRLVGIVDISGPATTFHPATLALVDSVARLAEAEIRTRHLVAIERLRAVAAPILCRLGGRALAVDTHGWLAAVTGMPPVDRLPLPKSLRPGRVWLPSLGMCRVEQLPGGWLVQVSDGAVEGAPRRVVLDLSRPRALAVHLVGPLGTSTQRLSPRHAELLYALAVRREGRTASELAQDIFGDATRTVTVRAEVSRLRRHLAEVLAHRPYRFGDGVVVEVVHPEHPADLLPRSKAPVVTGARRAAARP